In the Silene latifolia isolate original U9 population chromosome 1, ASM4854445v1, whole genome shotgun sequence genome, TTGGCAACGAGAGCGAACATAGCAGCTCGAATACGAGGTGAGAACTCTTTTTGCTCTTTATGTAATTCTTTTTTCGAGTCGAGTCTTCATCTTTTCAGGGACTGTCGGGTTGCACAACGGTTATGGGAGGAATTGGGCTTGGACGCTGTCAAAGGCGAGAGTGGAGGAGGAGTGAGGGACTGGATTGAGGCGAGTTGGAGGGAGCTCGGGGTGCGTTAACATGGCCTCTTTATGGTTGGATGTTGGGCTTTATGGGAACACCGAAACAAGGTCATTTTTGGAGACGATTGCGTTAATCCTGAAATTGTTATTCGGAGGGCATGTGATGTTATGGACGAGATTGAAGGGGGGCCTTCTTGAGAACGAAAGCGTGGGGCCATGGTGGAAGGTCGAAGAGAGCAGGGGACAAGGGGTGGACACCGCCGCCTAGGGAGTATGTGAAGGTGAATGTGGATGCCGGGGTTAAGGAAGGTGAGGGTGTGGGAATGGGGCTGGTTTGTCGGGATGAAATGGGGCGAGATTTGTGGGGTTCTTCGATTGTGCAAGTTCAAAGCTGGGATCCCTAGGTTGCTGAGGCGGCTACAGTTTTTGAAGGAGTCAAGGAAGCGTTACGTTTTGGCCATACGAAGATTATTTTGGAAAGTGATTGCCTACCTGTCATTGAGGCGTTGAAGAGGAAGGCTGTGGGAAGAAGTATTTTTTCGCTTGTTATAGAGGATATCTTAGCTCTTTGCAATTCGTTTAGTTCTATTATTTGGTCTTTTGTTAGTCGAGCAAACAATTGTGTGGCTCATGAATTAGCTCATCCTGTTCCTAGAGTAGCTAGTAGTTTTGTGGGATCGGAGGATTTACCTCCATCTGTGAACAATGCTGTACTTCTTGATTTATCGGTAATTCAGTAAAACCTTCGCGTTTTTcccctcaaaaaaaaaatgatcCGAACTCGAAATAATTCAACCAGAATTTTTACCAACCCGAAACAACCTAAGCTGAACAGATTCGACTGAAGCCAGTGACCCAACCCAATTGGCAACAAGAAGGGTTTGAAATTGGAATATGAATGAATAGAGAGAGGTCAGAGCCTCAGAGGTCCATTTCCATTTTCTAACCCTTTGAGCGAAAAGCAAACAACAAAGAAACCCTATTTCCCGCCATCAACAACGGCGTCATTGGAAACCCTAATTGACGAAAATGAGCATCCAATCTTTAGACAACGAATTGGGGAAATTGAAGGAATTGAAGGCGCAACATATCGCTTCTGATGTTGAGTGTCGTCGATTGGAGAGAGAATTGGAGATCAAAAATGACGAATTGAAAGAGTTAATTAAGCAATTAGGGTTTAGCAAAGACGCCGAAGCGAAGGCGATTAAGAGGTATGATAAAGCCATGGAGTTCAACAACGAGGTGGAAGCGAAATTGCGGGAATCGATGGCGCAGCATTTGCCTTGGAATACTGAGCGTCGTAGATTGGAGTTGAAAATTATCGAATTGGACGATTTAGTATCCGAATTAAAGTTTAGCAAGAATGCCGAGGCGAGGGCGGGGAAGAAGCATAAGCAGGCCTTGGAGTATAATCAGGAGGTGGAGGCGAAACTGGAGGACTTGAGGAGGGGATTTAATGAAGAGAAGGGGAACTTACTGGGAAAATTGACTGAGACGGAGGCGGAATTGGCGAATTTGAAAGAAAAATTGAAAGGAGATAAAGTAATGGAGATTGGTGGGAATTCAAAAGCAGGTATTTGGAATTTTGAAAGCtttgttattttaattaatttggtttgcTAATTGCCAACATTGTTTGCTGTTTTGCTCGCATAGTCGCATGATTCGAACTTTTCTAATTGTGTGAGTAGTTATTCCTCTGGGATTTTGATCTGTTAAAGGGGCCTGAGTAGAGCACTTAGCCTTGAATTTTGCGCGAACGAGCAATGATACTCGTATTATTTTAGATATATTTGTTGCTTTTGGTTAGTGATGGCGACTTTTTGAAACCATTTTGATGCATAGCAAATGACTACTGTTTGCTGGAACTCTGGAAGTCTGGAACAATTGATAGTAGTTCTGGTTTTGCTCTGAATCACGCCTTTTCTTTCTGGCTTTTCCTGTTTGATTCTCTGAAAAACGAATTGATCAGAAGCATTACCAAAACTGTTGAGAATAGCAAATATTTTTGGGAGATGGACAAGGagagatttattttggacaatTAAATACCGAGTACTACTTTGAGGTGGCAAAATCGGGCAAAATAACGGATTAAAGTGGGGTATTTGTTGTCGTTGATACAGTGGTATTTCTTTGCTTGTTAAGTTGTGGTAATTGATTAACTGTAGTTTGAGATGTGATCAAATTGTCTGTCCTGGTTATAAGAAATGAACCCGTTTACCTGTTTTTTTGTCCCCTTCTCTCCAATTCAGATCCAGCTTTTGAAAGTCTTATCAATCATGTAAAATGCCCTTTGAAGGCAGTCACGAAATGTGACGAGACTGCTAAAGCGACAGCCCTTTCTGAGGAAAAGCTTGTAAGAGAGAATACAGCAGCTTGCGACCATAAAAGCCAAGTTAGGGGTCTCAAAAGGCCAAGAGCTTCATCCGTGTGTTCTACTCAGAAGAATATTGATGACAGTTCTAGTGATGCAAGCGACTACCGACAACACCCGCAACAACCAAAGACTCTAATCTACCTGAAAATCACCGGCAATACAATAGCCATGGCAGTCGATCTCTCTTTGACCGTCGACATCCTCAAATCCAAGATCCAGGACATATCGGGCATCGCACCACACAAACAACGCCTGAGTTTTGTAGGATATCCGATGGGAGAGTATGAGGACCCCGCCCGCACCCTCGCACAATACCACATCCAGAAAGAGTCCACCCTCGAATGTGGAATATATCGTGATAGAAGTCCTGTTTACAGTTCTAGTGGTGACAGTTCTAGTAATGACAGTCACAAGCAAGACGCAGAACAAACAAAGATACTAATCTTCGTGGAAACCATCTGTGGCACGTCAATAACCATGAGAGTCGAACCCTCTTGGACAATCCGCAAGCTCAAATCAAAGATCGAAAAGGAATTTGATGTCCTAGCACGCCATCAAGTTCTAGTCTTTGAGGGAAATGATAAGCTCGAAAACAGCCGCACCCTCTCCCACTATGACATCCGGAAGGACTCCACCATCTACCTTCTAGCCTGTCGTGTCGACTAAAAAATAAACAAGCAGAAATGTGTTTTTATAGAAATCCTATGTGACTATAGTACATTTGGTAGGATTTTCATTTTGGGATATCGGCCTTGGTAGTTTGGATCTTATATGTCAAATCATTTTAGTTGTGCCCGTCTGAGAAAGTGAATGTAACTTAAAGATTTATAGGCCGAATATTTGCAGACGGTGATTCAAATTACGACATGAACTCAGCGGGTCAATTGAAGCAGTGGGATCCGCGAGAGCTGGGTACCTCTTTGACATCTGTAAGACTAATGAAGACCCCTTTTTCTTCCCTTTATCTGCTGATGGTTGCAAATGGAATATAGGTTGGCTGTGGATTGTGGTAGTTGAGTAATCTTTTGTTGCAAATTGTGTAACTTGGTCATGATTTTTATGAAACATTCTCGCTCAAGTCAGCCTTTCCTTTTCTTATGTATATCAGCTGGTGCATAGGAATGTAAGTTCCTGAACTGCGCTTAAGCTAAAACTTGCCTATATTCTCATTGTAAAGACTTTCTGGTTTCTGTTCTCGCTGCTCTCATTATGTTGTCCAAGTTGAATGGGGGTATCTTCTGTTTGAAAAATTTTTTCCTTCATCTTAAACATAAGAGTTGTTCCCTAAAGTAGAATTTTAGAGTGAGACGATCTCAACACAAGACGAAAAAAATGTTAACATATATTATGATAAACAGGTGACCATTTAATGATAAAATGTTATAACTATTGTCACTTTTTGAGAAAAAATTGATAGTaacattttatcataaaatggtcATATATTTGTCCGTCTTATTTCTAACGGAAAAAGTCCTGTCTAAAACAAGAATTTACCTTTTAGAGTTACCCTATTTCTCCCCATTCAAATATCTATTATGTCATACTAATCATCACCTGTAATCATCACCTGTAATTCTATAAACACAAATTGTTCTATAGGACTGTCTTATAACATAAGACCAGCCCATAATCCAAAAGCCCAAACAATTAACTTATAACTCACCTTTTTAATCAAATAACCAAAAGCCCaaaaaaattagttaataaacttataaaaaaaatattttattttgataacctagagttttgtattaataaattgtatatttaaatatgttagtttttatcataaaatgtcgtgttgtcaaaataaaattaaatataaattaaattaagtatTATTTTTGGGCTACTCTCCTTTTGAGCCAGTCCTATGGTATAGGACGGTTCTATAGGAGAGTTGCTGTTCTATAAATCTCTTCATAAAGCACTTGAGAATGTTTCAAAACTAaaataactcaacttgatttgACCCATATTTGTACAAACCTGAAACAACCTAAGCTGAACTGATCTGAATCATATGTAACCTGGTTGACAACACTATTTATTGATAGCTAATGCAGTTACACCCGACAAAATGACCCTTGACCAAACCCGAATAACATATACCCGACCACGATAGCCAAACTCAAGACCCAAACCTGAATTGACCACAACAATATAACCCGACTTGAATGTTTACTGTTGCACAAAATGCACATtgatttattattaataataactagtatagatcccccgcgaatgcgcggtattttggatagaaaaaaaaataataataataaaagtgatatttaactcaatttgaaatttaattgtaaatttattataattaatactcccttctattcatcattttcttccctatttccttaaacggattattcaggttttcttcccctttccttttttggaaacttttaagccctgttcttttggactgaaacagatctaatctaaactgaactgaacttataggatctgaactgaactaaacttataggatctgaactgaactaaacttattggatctgaactgaacttataggatctgaacggaactgaacttataggatctgaactaaacttacatgatccgaatttaaattaatttaacttaaatattattattattattattattattgttattgttattattattgttattattattgttattgttgttgttgtcgttgttgttgttgtcgttgttatttttattatcattatttattattactattattatttttataaaaccgcaacttttattattattattattattattattattattattattattattattataaaaataaaaataaaaataaatgcaaaattttattgagattaaataattttttataagaaattagtgggcagctAAGATAGAACactgataagaaaatataatctaaaatacaaagtaagataataacatttttacgctttatatacattggttgttcatacattatactacggttAAATTACGAtaaaaaaataatgagaagagtgataattttctttaaaaaataataatgtatatgtgtatcaaataattaataatgtcaaatatttttgcgtcggtttttaaaaataatactttggatataacttttctaaactgaatttatgggatctgaacttataggatctgaactgataAAATCTGAACCGACTAAACTTATCTtatctgaattgaacttataggatctgatctgaactgaactgaacttatagaatctgatctgaacttaaattaagagactttaagtccaaaagaacatggtcttactcttatttttattcatctctcctatcaccaaaccccagccaactcacaattccttatttaatttctAATTATTCATTCCTTTCTCCTATTACCAAACTCCACACAACTCataattccttatttaattcctaattattcattcttctctcctatcaccaaactcgTACAACTCACAATTCATACTTTATTCCCCTCCTAAAACCTTGTGCCCACAAGTAAGGTTGTGGATTGACGTCGTTCTAGGGTTTTTACCTTGTGAGCGGTTATTTTTCTCTGTCCTTCTCTCCTGGTAGTTTCGTCCTCCTCTAGGGGAAATTTACTTAAAAATTCACAAATCTTCACAAAAATTCTCTATTTCTTTCTTGTTATCTATTATTTACTGTTTGTTGCTTTGACTATGGCTGAGGGAGACGTGGGTCTGGGGGATGAGAAAGGTTCTGATGATACTTTTGAATGGGATGATGGCGACGAGGATAGAAACTCACAACCGTCAAAGCTTGCCCTAATAGGGCGGTTATGGGGTTCGAAAACTACTAATATCAAAGCAACTATTGAGACGATGTGCAAACTGTGGGGTACGAGAAATGAGGTCCGAGGTAATGTTCTCGATACCCAAACAAAAACCTTTATGTTTCATTTTACTGAGTTAAAGGATAAGCAAAGGGTCATGGAAGGCCAGCCATGGCACTTTGACTCATTCGTCTGGTGTTTTAATGATCCAAACACAAATGGAAACCTATGGGATGTCCCTCTTTCTTTCGTGCCCTTTTGGGTCCGTGTTTATGATTTACCTTTGGAGGGAAGGGATAGGGAGGAGAATTGTCGTAGGTTGGGCAACCAAATTGGTGTGTTTGTGGCTAAAGATTCCTCTTCGTTTCCCCATCTTGACCGGGCTATACGGTTGCGAGTGCTTTTGGATGTTCGATCAAAACTGAAGAAGGATGTCTCTATTCGCATGAGGGGTGGTAAGGTTGTTAATTTTGCAGTTAAGTATGAACGACTGCCCCTCTTTTGTTATGGGTGTGGGTTACTAGGGCACGGGGAGAAGGATTATGATGATGGGCCTTATGAGGAGGGATCACATGATTATGGGAGTTGGATTAGGGCTTCGCCATGGAAACCTGTCAAGGTGGAGGAGAGTGGGAGAAAGAAAGGGGGTGCGGGGAGAGCTCTTAGTAAAGTGTTTGAGGAAATGGGGAAGGTGGAGGAAACAATAGCTATTGAAAGTATGGTCAAGAATCTGCAGGCGGTTTCCCTTCATGCAAAACCCAGGAAACAGATGACGGATGAGGACGCAAATGCCCTAACTGTGACTCGGCCAGCTGGGGATGTTGTTCCACTGATTGGCACGGGGGAAGGGTCGAGTAGTGGGAAGGGACCGGGGAAATGGCAAAGATTGGCACGGGGGGGCCCTCGCTCAAACCAGGGGGAAAGCACGGCAGTAATGGCGTCGAAGAAGCGTGACAGAGGTGAGAAAGAAGATAATTATCCTGGGAACCCAAAACGAATCCATGTCTCAACGGGGAATTATGACCATATTATAGGTGATTCACCCACTGATAATTGGGTATGGGAGGGGGGTGGAGAAGGGCGAGTTACTGTCGAGGACATGAGAGAGGATGGTACGGTGGAGTCGGGTGGAGTTGGTGATGTGGTGCTGAATGAGTCTTCTGTTTCTTATAGATCGGCGGAGGTTGCGGACCTGCAACCCCGCCGGGAGCAATGAGTCTCCTTTGTTACAACTGCCGTGGTTTAGGCAACGACCCGGCATTTGTTAGGTTGAGGGGGTTGCTACGGGGGGAAAAGGCGGAGGTGGTGGTGTTGATGGAGACTAAATTAGGGGGACAGGAGATGCAACGGGTTAT is a window encoding:
- the LOC141599156 gene encoding uncharacterized protein LOC141599156, which encodes MSIQSLDNELGKLKELKAQHIASDVECRRLERELEIKNDELKELIKQLGFSKDAEAKAIKRYDKAMEFNNEVEAKLRESMAQHLPWNTERRRLELKIIELDDLVSELKFSKNAEARAGKKHKQALEYNQEVEAKLEDLRRGFNEEKGNLLGKLTETEAELANLKEKLKGDKVMEIGGNSKADPAFESLINHVKCPLKAVTKCDETAKATALSEEKLVRENTAACDHKSQVRGLKRPRASSVCSTQKNIDDSSSDASDYRQHPQQPKTLIYLKITGNTIAMAVDLSLTVDILKSKIQDISGIAPHKQRLSFVGYPMGEYEDPARTLAQYHIQKESTLECGIYRDRSPVYSSSGDSSSNDSHKQDAEQTKILIFVETICGTSITMRVEPSWTIRKLKSKIEKEFDVLARHQVLVFEGNDKLENSRTLSHYDIRKDSTIYLLACRVD